The following proteins are encoded in a genomic region of Brachyhypopomus gauderio isolate BG-103 unplaced genomic scaffold, BGAUD_0.2 sc69, whole genome shotgun sequence:
- the ocstamp gene encoding osteoclast stimulatory transmembrane protein has translation MSLWNTFRTSLRLLWFSYSTPSPQNATQIFILLLFCLVISAVMGALLFYWLNGPLMYEMRAAAVIAGIFAGTMAVLSFLVHPLRCVVTIMFPTLGTRQGRKIVLSMCAMTVALYVLPNTATNITAITHLMKCMSENYAHSILNSSVLCNSIKNNMISEVQKIQGQQVKFVEFMQKFNRSADINVVKIRERLRTLSKDVEEDISKAKQQLEKVRLLASRVLAAFFVLYLLMESTMYLMSYLTSLRFDNVYITGQLRRMAADRSIQVEAKDVKNGINSTSFRMAKTEMIKCIVPALVITLYLLMTTILVLLDHIVHYLVKTGGTWLADMPSTDITMQMDFKLAYQNSIMEFFGYYSIQENLSKVYSVTVGSDASRCKAQSSELDRAVLAWLGLFFLLSYCLVVLQAYAQRLRRKVASSFFPRQEEKRIEFLIQKIVVKRK, from the exons ATGTCCCTGTGGAATACATTCAG AACATCGTTGAGGCTTTTGTGGTTCTCCTACTCCACTCCCAGTCCACAGAATGCCACACAAATCTTCATCCTCctgctcttctgccttgtcatCTCCGCAGTTATGGGTGCCCTGCTCTTCTACtggctgaacggaccgctgatGTATGAAATGCGGGCAGCGGCCGTCATTGCAGGCATCTTTGCAGGCACCATGGCCGTCCTTTCCTTTCTCGTTCACCCTCTCCGCTGTGTCGTCACAATCATGTTTCCAACACTGGGCACCAGGCAAGGACGCAAAATTGTCCTGTCCATGTGTGCCATGACTGTGGCACTTTATGTCCTGCCTAACACTGCCACCAACATTACTGCTATTACACATCTCATGAAGTGCATGTCCGAGAACTACGCTCACAGTATCCTCAACTCATCAGTCCTATGCAACAGCATCAAGAACAACATGATCAGTGAAGTTCAAAAGATTCAGGGACAACAAGTCAAGTTTGTGGAGTTCATGCAGAAATTCAACCGTTCCGCAGATATCAACGTCGTGAAGATACGAGAACGTTTGCGGACCTTGAGCAAAGACGTGGAGGAGGACATTTCAAAAGCAAAACAGCAACTAGAAAAAGTGAGACTTCTCGCAAGCAGAGTACTTGCTGCCTTTTTTGTGTTATATCTTCTCATGGAATCCACCATGTACCTGATGTCGTACTTGACGTCCCTGAGGTTTGATAACGTCTACATCACAGGACAGCTCCGCAGGATGGCAGCTGATAGAAGCATTCAAGTCGAAGCCAAGGACGTGAAAAATGGCATCAACTCCACAAGCTTCAGAATGGCAAAGACAGAAATGATCAAGTGTATAGTTCCTGCTCTAGTCATCACACTTTATCTTTTGATGACCACCATTCTGGTATTGCTCGACCACATTGTGCATTACCTTGTAAAAACAGGTGGGACTTGGCTTGCGGACATGCCATCTACTGACATTACCATGCAGATGGATTTTAAG CTTGCATATCAAAACTCTATTATGGAATTTTTTGGCTACTACAGCATTCAAGAGAATCTGAGCAAAGTGTACAGCGTCACTGTCGGCTCTGATGCTTCCCGGTGCAAAGCCCAGTCGAGTGAGCTGGACCGGGCCGTACTGGCCTGGCTGGGCCTGTTCTTTCTCCTGTCGTACTGCCTCGTGGTCCTGCAGGCGTACGCCCAGCGTCTCCGCAGGAAGGTGGCCTCTTCTTTCTTCCCACGGCAGGAAGAGAAAAGAATCGAGTTTCTTATCCAGAAGATCGTGGTGAAGAGGAAGTGA